In Carya illinoinensis cultivar Pawnee chromosome 7, C.illinoinensisPawnee_v1, whole genome shotgun sequence, the following are encoded in one genomic region:
- the LOC122315339 gene encoding hexose carrier protein HEX6-like, with translation MAVGLAIAGEGRQYNGRITRFVVLSCMMAAMGGVLFGYDIGISGGVTSMESFLKKFFPEVYTRMKKDINISNYCKYDSQLLTSFTSSLYVAGLVSTFFASWVTRALGRKPSILAGGAAFLAGAALGGAAFNFYMLILGRVLLGVGVGFANQAVPLYLSEMAPPKYRGAINNGFQFSIGIGALSANIINFGTEKIKAGWGWRISLAMAAVPASILTLGALFLPETPNSLIQRSSDHHKAKQMLQRVRGTNDVQAELDDLVKASSISKTIEHPFKKILERKYRPQLVMAISIPFFQQVTGINVIAFYAPILFRTIGLGESASLLSAVTTGIVGTVSTFISMLIVDKLGRRALFIIGGIQMFISQIMVGGIMAAQLGDQGGIGKGYAYLVLILIGVYVAGFGWSWGPLGWLVPSEIFPLEIRSAGQSITVAVSFIFTFVVAQTFLAMLCHFKAGIFFFFGVWVVVMTAFVYFLLPETKNMPIEQMDRVWREHWFWRRIVGEVIRECKIEAP, from the exons ATGGCAGTGGGCTTAGCAATTGCAGGTGAAGGCAGGCAGTACAATGGGAGGATAACCCGGTTTGTAGTCCTGTCTTGTATGATGGCCGCCATGGGAGGAGTTCTCTTCGGCTATGATATTGGAATTTCAG GTGGGGTGACCTCTATGGAGTCATTTCTCAAGAAGTTCTTCCCAGAGGTGTACACTAGGATGAAAAAAGATATCAATATTAGCAATTACTGCAAGTATGATAGCCAACTGTTGACTTCCTTCACATCTTCACTCTACGTGGCTGGCCTTGTATCAACTTTCTTCGCTTCCTGGGTCACTAGAGCCCTGGGACGCAAGCCATCAATCCTCGCTGGAGGTGCTGCTTTCCTTGCGGGTGCTGCCCTTGGCGGTGCAGCCTTCAATTTCTACATGCTTATACTTGGCCGCGTCTTGCTCGGAGTTGGGGTCGGTTTTGCGAACCAG GCAGTTCCCTTGTATCTCTCTGAAATGGCCCCACCTAAATACAGAGGCGCAATCAACAATGGCTTCCAATTCAGTATTGGCATCGGTGCTCTATCAGCAAACATCATCAACTTTGGTACAGAAAAGATCAAAGCAGGCTGGGGCTGGCGAATCTCTCTAGCAATGGCCGCCGTTCCAGCCTCCATTCTTACATTGGGTGCTCTTTTCCTCCCGGAAACACCCAACAGCCTGATCCAACGCAGCAGCGACCATCACAAGGCCAAACAAATGCTACAGCGTGTCCGAGGCACCAACGATGTCCAAGCAGAATTAGACGATCTCGTCAAAGCTAGTTCCATATCGAAAACCATCGAACACCCATTCaagaaaattttagaaagaaaatatagGCCTCAACTTGTAATGGCAATATCCATACCTTTCTTCCAACAGGTGACGGGAATCAATGTCATTGCCTTCTACGCCCCAATACTCTTTCGGACGATTGGTTTGGGGGAAAGCGCATCGCTTTTGTCGGCGGTCACGACAGGGATTGTTGGCACAGTCTCAACCTTCATATCCATGCTTATAGTGGATAAACTTGGCCGAAGAGCTTTGTTTATAATAGGGGGTATTCAAATGTTCATTTCCCAGATTATGGTGGGAGGAATAATGGCAGCTCAGCTAGGTGATCAAGGTGGGATAGGCAAAGGGTATGCGTATTTGGTTCTGATTTTGATTGGTGTGTACGTTGCTGGGTTTGGGTGGTCATGGGGCCCATTGGGATGGCTAGTTCCGAGCGAGATTTTTCCATTGGAGATTCGATCGGCCGGGCAAAGTATTACGGTAGCAGTGAGCTTTATATTCACTTTCGTAGTTGCTCAAACTTTTCTGGCAATGCTCTGCCACTTCAAGGCggggattttcttcttctttggggTATGGGTAGTGGTGATGACGGCATTTGTGTACTTTCTATTGCCGGAGACGAAGAATATGCCGATTGAACAGATGGATAGAGTATGGAGGGAGCACTGGTTTTGGAGGAGAATTGTGGGAGAAGTGATTCGGGAGTGTAAGATTGAAGCACCTTAA